In the Leptospira sp. WS4.C2 genome, one interval contains:
- a CDS encoding HD family phosphohydrolase has protein sequence MKKILDSSMTQVTDFLTKVRPVSVVRNIQIILVSLTLLFVTYVLSIPFFGQTRVNTDPDGLFSEGKIAPETIQSVKEFSYEDAEKTNQEKQKAASSVPFAFDKDFGILVAGIDTNLSEDIELLRTILAEGKGSPTVVKDRIPRWRNRTNEEIQAILDYPKKDKLKNFIQQYTNLIFSKYCIVKEDLSFAKELDKAGAKIRNIGTQDQTSIIDGNLVIPRSQIYKEGPVASVLSKLAAEKLPNVSESLLKAVSRIGLYYVYSYPACNYNPEETENARMRATNSVAIQKSRIQANEVIVRAGDVITPEVKLKLEMMNRYATRANLASIVSIFLTQCVLIVIVGFYLIRYRPNRLNDLSSNLIIFFTLWIVIASIYLLSNVFYATDSDLSGVYYFGMFVPVGMLCLLLGFVYDEQLSIAIGFFLSFAVFFASRYNPTSFMLAFTVAVMSSIYGRRLLKRIDFLKAGFLLTFVQILITTAGYLFDGREFYVSTGAGFFRDLSNSNLFRITVMCFVNGFASATAVQFLLPLYEYVFNIPTRFKLIELADTGHPLLQQLLTKAPSTYTHTFMVAALSERAAQNLNLDRLLVRVGVYFHDIGKIPNAGFFVENQHLIPKPEHIDKDNPALAAKTVIDHVLDGIEMAKKARLPREIISFIPEHHGTSTMAFFYHKALQDISASARKNINKKDFQYPGPKPQSKETGIVMIADSLEAASRSLDEVSQESLDELIRKIINSKLAENQLDESGLTIGDLEIIKASFKEVLLSSLHQRPKYPKPEDTKALEAAGSKKTKK, from the coding sequence ATGAAAAAGATTTTAGATTCCTCCATGACTCAAGTGACCGACTTCCTAACAAAAGTTAGGCCAGTTTCGGTTGTCAGAAACATACAAATCATTTTGGTTTCGCTTACCTTACTATTTGTTACTTATGTACTTTCGATTCCTTTCTTTGGGCAAACGAGAGTCAATACAGATCCAGATGGTTTGTTTTCGGAAGGTAAAATTGCCCCAGAGACCATTCAATCGGTAAAAGAATTTTCTTATGAAGATGCGGAAAAAACTAATCAAGAAAAACAAAAGGCTGCTTCCAGCGTTCCTTTTGCATTTGATAAAGACTTTGGAATTTTAGTCGCAGGAATTGATACCAATCTTTCGGAAGATATCGAACTCTTACGCACCATCCTAGCGGAGGGAAAGGGAAGTCCTACGGTGGTGAAAGACCGGATTCCGCGATGGCGAAATCGGACCAATGAAGAAATCCAAGCCATTTTGGATTACCCAAAAAAAGATAAACTAAAGAACTTTATCCAACAATATACTAACTTAATTTTTTCTAAATATTGTATCGTAAAAGAAGACTTAAGCTTTGCAAAAGAATTGGACAAAGCAGGGGCCAAAATCCGAAACATCGGAACCCAAGACCAAACCTCCATCATTGATGGAAATTTAGTGATCCCCAGATCCCAAATTTATAAAGAGGGACCTGTTGCCTCTGTATTATCGAAGTTAGCTGCCGAGAAGTTGCCGAATGTCTCTGAATCACTACTTAAGGCAGTGTCTCGGATTGGACTCTACTATGTATATTCCTATCCTGCTTGTAATTACAATCCGGAAGAGACAGAAAATGCCCGCATGCGAGCGACAAACTCTGTTGCCATTCAGAAAAGTAGAATCCAAGCCAATGAGGTGATTGTACGTGCAGGAGATGTGATCACTCCTGAAGTCAAATTAAAGTTAGAGATGATGAATCGTTATGCGACAAGGGCCAACTTGGCATCGATTGTCTCCATATTTCTCACACAATGTGTTCTGATTGTGATTGTTGGGTTTTATCTCATTCGTTACAGACCAAATCGGTTGAATGATCTTTCTAGTAATTTGATTATTTTTTTTACACTTTGGATTGTCATCGCATCCATTTATCTTCTTTCTAATGTTTTTTACGCAACTGACAGTGATTTGTCGGGTGTGTATTATTTTGGGATGTTTGTTCCTGTAGGAATGTTGTGTTTACTTCTTGGTTTTGTATACGACGAACAACTTTCTATTGCGATTGGATTTTTTCTTTCCTTTGCCGTATTTTTTGCCTCAAGATACAACCCAACCTCCTTTATGTTGGCCTTTACCGTCGCGGTTATGAGTTCGATTTATGGAAGGCGACTCCTCAAACGTATCGATTTTTTAAAGGCTGGTTTTTTACTTACCTTTGTCCAAATCCTTATCACCACGGCTGGTTATTTGTTTGATGGAAGAGAGTTTTATGTATCAACTGGTGCTGGTTTTTTTCGGGATCTAAGTAATTCCAATTTATTTCGAATCACTGTGATGTGTTTTGTTAATGGATTTGCTAGTGCTACAGCGGTTCAGTTTTTACTTCCTCTCTATGAATATGTATTTAATATTCCAACCAGGTTTAAACTAATCGAACTTGCTGACACTGGCCATCCGCTTTTACAACAACTTCTCACCAAGGCCCCGTCTACTTATACCCATACCTTTATGGTGGCGGCACTTTCAGAGAGGGCTGCCCAAAATCTTAACTTAGATAGACTTCTTGTGCGTGTGGGTGTTTACTTTCACGATATTGGAAAAATTCCCAATGCTGGTTTTTTTGTCGAAAACCAACATTTGATTCCAAAACCAGAACATATCGATAAAGATAATCCAGCCTTGGCCGCAAAAACTGTCATTGATCACGTGTTAGATGGAATTGAGATGGCAAAAAAAGCCCGTCTTCCTCGTGAGATCATCAGTTTTATTCCAGAACATCATGGAACTTCCACCATGGCATTTTTCTATCATAAGGCGTTACAAGATATTTCTGCCTCTGCTCGTAAAAACATTAACAAAAAAGATTTTCAATATCCAGGTCCCAAACCGCAGAGCAAAGAAACGGGGATTGTGATGATAGCTGATTCATTGGAAGCAGCCTCGCGGTCGTTAGATGAAGTTTCGCAGGAAAGTTTAGATGAACTGATTCGTAAAATCATCAATTCTAAATTGGCAGAAAACCAATTGGATGAAAGTGGACTGACCATTGGGGATTTGGAAATCATCAAAGCCAGTTTCAAAGAAGTATTACTCTCTAGTTTG